Proteins encoded together in one Planctomyces sp. SH-PL14 window:
- a CDS encoding Gfo/Idh/MocA family oxidoreductase has translation MSPLRRGPLAVMLLLLVLLGMGPAARAEEAEEIPEGKGIHPAFAVKNLPDAATSVALDPTGKTVAVGSYDVVELWNLSEKKRIAKVPTKSGFVRSLTYSNDGTHLYVGGYQGITPVTVADGTISPKWKGHRGYVTDLALTPDGQSLVSCAEDMTVRVWNVADGTERSKLGKFTDPVTGVAVSPDGTLVATTSGDETRLTRPGEIKVWKLATGEAVQTLTPHQKPPTEVTFSPDGKFLATTSFDERVNVYDVETGKALGFFGGHQRPSTCVAFFPDSQRLVSGCGGRFQGGAGIRVWTRDEGEVVDGVDFETGKVTDLALSADGKRLAVALDTKQAIVYEVEADDVRPKAEGRNGGQSGSGGVVVVPAETLPRSLAHAAVSPFAAAQEDKAAKPATQEKPETEEKAEPPKPVKPIKIGLIGLDTSHSVAFTTVLNSAKTKPGFEGCRIVAAYPWGSRDIESSKSRIPEYTKKVEELGVKVVDSIDDLLPMVDCVLLETNDGRPHLEQALKVFKAGKPVFIDKPVAGSLVDCLAIYQAAKEYNVPMFSSSSLRFIPESLKARAGEFGKVFGCDAFSPCSLEATHPDLFWYGIHGCEILYTVMGPGCETVTRASTKDADFVTGVWKEGRIGTFRGIRGGKGGYGGTVFGEKQAVPLGNFKGYEPLIVEIVKFFRTGEPPVAPEETIELYAFMEAADESKRQGGKPVSVKEVLEKAQAQVKARLDSLR, from the coding sequence ATGTCTCCTCTTCGTCGCGGCCCGCTGGCCGTGATGTTGCTCCTGCTCGTTCTCCTCGGCATGGGTCCGGCCGCCCGGGCCGAGGAAGCCGAAGAGATCCCGGAAGGCAAAGGGATCCACCCCGCGTTCGCCGTCAAGAACCTTCCGGACGCCGCCACGAGCGTGGCCCTCGACCCGACCGGCAAGACCGTGGCGGTCGGCAGCTACGACGTCGTCGAGCTCTGGAACCTCTCCGAAAAGAAGCGGATCGCCAAGGTCCCGACGAAATCCGGCTTCGTCCGCAGCCTCACCTACTCGAACGACGGTACGCACCTCTATGTCGGCGGCTACCAGGGGATCACGCCGGTCACCGTCGCCGACGGCACGATTTCGCCGAAGTGGAAAGGCCACCGCGGCTACGTCACCGACCTCGCCCTGACGCCCGACGGCCAGTCGCTCGTCTCCTGTGCGGAAGACATGACGGTCCGCGTCTGGAACGTCGCCGACGGCACCGAGCGGTCAAAGCTCGGCAAGTTCACCGATCCCGTCACCGGCGTCGCCGTCTCGCCCGATGGAACGCTCGTGGCGACGACCTCCGGCGATGAAACCCGGCTGACCCGTCCCGGCGAGATCAAGGTCTGGAAACTCGCCACCGGCGAAGCGGTCCAGACGCTCACGCCGCACCAGAAGCCCCCCACGGAAGTCACCTTCTCCCCGGACGGCAAATTCCTGGCGACGACCTCGTTCGACGAGCGGGTCAACGTCTACGACGTCGAAACCGGCAAGGCGCTCGGCTTCTTCGGCGGGCACCAGCGGCCCTCGACCTGCGTCGCCTTCTTCCCGGACAGCCAGCGGCTCGTCAGCGGCTGCGGCGGCCGGTTCCAGGGGGGGGCGGGGATCCGGGTCTGGACCCGCGACGAAGGGGAAGTGGTCGACGGGGTCGACTTCGAGACCGGCAAGGTGACCGACCTGGCCCTCTCGGCCGACGGCAAGCGGCTGGCGGTCGCGCTCGATACGAAGCAGGCGATCGTCTACGAGGTCGAGGCGGACGACGTCAGGCCGAAGGCCGAAGGTAGAAATGGCGGACAGAGCGGCTCCGGCGGCGTGGTGGTCGTACCGGCTGAAACACTCCCCCGCTCCTTAGCTCACGCCGCGGTCTCCCCCTTCGCGGCGGCCCAGGAGGACAAGGCGGCGAAGCCGGCAACGCAGGAGAAGCCCGAAACGGAAGAGAAGGCCGAGCCCCCCAAGCCGGTGAAGCCGATCAAGATCGGACTCATCGGCCTCGATACGTCTCACTCCGTCGCCTTCACAACGGTCCTGAACTCGGCAAAGACGAAGCCCGGCTTTGAAGGATGCCGGATCGTCGCCGCCTATCCCTGGGGAAGCCGCGACATCGAGTCGTCGAAGAGCCGGATCCCCGAGTACACCAAGAAGGTGGAGGAACTGGGGGTCAAGGTGGTCGACTCGATCGACGATCTGCTGCCGATGGTCGACTGCGTCCTCCTCGAAACGAACGACGGCCGTCCGCACCTGGAGCAGGCCCTCAAGGTCTTCAAGGCCGGAAAGCCGGTGTTCATCGACAAGCCGGTCGCGGGCTCGCTCGTCGACTGCCTCGCCATCTACCAGGCGGCCAAGGAATACAACGTCCCGATGTTCTCCTCCTCGTCGCTGCGGTTCATCCCCGAATCGCTCAAGGCCCGGGCCGGCGAATTTGGAAAGGTCTTCGGCTGCGACGCCTTCAGCCCCTGCTCGCTCGAAGCGACCCACCCGGACCTCTTCTGGTACGGCATCCACGGCTGCGAGATCCTCTACACCGTGATGGGCCCCGGCTGCGAGACCGTCACGCGGGCCTCGACCAAGGACGCGGACTTCGTGACCGGCGTCTGGAAGGAAGGCCGGATCGGGACCTTCCGGGGGATTCGCGGTGGCAAGGGGGGCTACGGCGGAACGGTGTTCGGCGAGAAGCAGGCCGTGCCGCTGGGGAACTTCAAAGGCTACGAGCCGCTGATCGTCGAAATCGTGAAGTTCTTCCGCACCGGCGAGCCGCCGGTCGCCCCGGAGGAGACGATCGAGCTCTACGCCTTCATGGAAGCGGCCGACGAGAGCAAGCGCCAGGGGGGCAAGCCGGTCTCGGTGAAAGAAGTCCTGGAGAAGGCGCAGGCTCAGGTGAAGGCCCGGCTGGACAGCCTGCGGTAG
- the hisH gene encoding imidazole glycerol phosphate synthase subunit HisH: protein MIQIIDYGMGNLRSVQKAFEKLGFPAEICSDPRHVATADRLVLPGVGAFRDAIHELNRLGFPDPIREYVASGRPFLGICLGLQLLFDVSFEDGEYAGLGIVPGQVVRFESQPGLKIPHMGWNSLRIVQPAPLLANLPQDPQVYFVHSYHVVPKDPSFIAATSDHGGEFVAAIQRGNLYATQFHPEKSQQVGLQLLRNFATA, encoded by the coding sequence ATGATTCAGATTATCGATTACGGCATGGGGAACCTTCGCAGCGTGCAGAAGGCATTTGAGAAACTGGGCTTCCCGGCCGAGATCTGCAGCGACCCGCGGCATGTCGCGACGGCGGACCGGCTGGTCCTTCCGGGGGTGGGGGCTTTTCGGGATGCGATTCACGAGCTGAACCGGCTTGGGTTTCCGGATCCGATCCGTGAGTACGTGGCCTCCGGGCGTCCGTTTCTCGGCATCTGCCTGGGGCTGCAGTTGCTGTTCGACGTCAGCTTTGAGGATGGTGAATACGCGGGGCTGGGGATTGTGCCGGGGCAGGTGGTGCGGTTTGAGTCACAGCCGGGGTTGAAGATTCCGCACATGGGGTGGAACTCGTTGCGGATTGTTCAGCCGGCGCCGCTGCTGGCGAATCTTCCGCAGGATCCGCAGGTGTATTTCGTCCACAGTTATCACGTGGTTCCGAAGGACCCGTCGTTCATCGCTGCGACGTCGGATCATGGTGGTGAGTTTGTGGCGGCGATTCAGCGGGGGAATCTGTATGCCACGCAGTTCCATCCGGAGAAGAGCCAGCAGGTGGGTCTGCAGTTGTTGAGGAACTTCGCTACGGCCTGA
- a CDS encoding DUF2089 family protein, whose amino-acid sequence MSAPRTPVTNECPYCSEPMATRRMECTRCRIGVEAAFPESRLGNLPTEHQRFIEMFVLAGGNLKEIAEQTGVSYPTIRSRLLKIIDVLRAEIGKTSVTRGSLLDAVDDEPSAAELIKSI is encoded by the coding sequence ATGTCCGCCCCCCGCACCCCCGTCACCAACGAGTGTCCCTACTGCTCGGAGCCCATGGCGACCCGACGGATGGAATGCACCCGCTGCCGGATCGGCGTCGAGGCGGCCTTCCCCGAATCGCGGCTCGGAAACCTCCCGACCGAGCATCAACGGTTCATTGAGATGTTCGTCCTCGCCGGAGGCAACCTCAAGGAAATCGCCGAGCAGACCGGGGTCTCCTATCCCACGATCCGGTCGCGGCTGCTGAAAATCATCGATGTCCTGCGGGCGGAGATCGGCAAGACCTCCGTCACCCGCGGGTCCCTGCTGGATGCCGTCGACGACGAGCCGTCGGCGGCCGAGCTCATCAAGAGTATCTAG
- a CDS encoding tetratricopeptide repeat protein, with protein sequence MSRSDRRDEGAWLDSALHDPLLLNSLRSEDARRSIRRRRAVLLGGLLIAMLVGGFAIRATMAGKADSLATEGWSLWKAQSYTEAEEKFTEATKEDPKSENAWSGLGWSRFGQGKYPQAVEAFRKCLELAPKHPAALNGVGQCLLAQRKYDEAEKALLEAAPTAEAAWHGLGTVYLLKGDFKKAETWWQKIANQQPRNDLAARLLAASKAGSLSDELRAMIEPPGLPEPGATNGWALLNQGKMKEAREAFEAALKKSPDDLGAANGLGFTLLNLGEWDKAKPYFEQCLKANKSHAGAMNGLARCLHAEGKTDEAIALWEKLDRDFPGPNAGTTFLAQTWVERGEHAKAIPYIEKLLAEEPSNETYKEWLDNAKAGVAKKDQ encoded by the coding sequence ATGTCCCGTTCCGACCGTCGAGATGAAGGAGCCTGGCTCGACTCCGCGCTCCACGACCCCCTGCTGCTGAACTCCCTTCGCAGCGAAGACGCCCGCCGCAGCATCCGCCGGCGCCGGGCCGTCCTCCTCGGAGGCCTGTTGATCGCCATGCTGGTAGGCGGCTTCGCCATCCGGGCCACGATGGCCGGAAAGGCGGATTCGCTCGCCACCGAAGGCTGGTCGCTCTGGAAGGCCCAGAGCTACACCGAAGCGGAGGAGAAGTTCACCGAAGCGACCAAGGAAGACCCGAAGTCGGAGAACGCCTGGAGCGGCCTCGGCTGGTCCAGGTTCGGACAGGGGAAGTACCCGCAGGCGGTCGAGGCCTTCCGGAAGTGCCTCGAACTCGCCCCCAAGCATCCTGCCGCGCTGAACGGCGTCGGGCAGTGCCTCCTGGCCCAGCGAAAGTACGACGAAGCCGAGAAGGCGCTCCTGGAAGCGGCCCCCACGGCGGAGGCGGCGTGGCACGGTCTGGGGACCGTCTACCTGCTCAAGGGGGACTTCAAGAAGGCGGAGACCTGGTGGCAGAAGATCGCCAACCAGCAACCGAGGAACGACCTCGCCGCGCGGCTGCTGGCGGCATCCAAAGCGGGATCGCTCAGCGACGAACTGCGGGCCATGATCGAACCTCCCGGCCTGCCCGAACCGGGGGCGACCAACGGCTGGGCCCTGCTGAATCAGGGGAAGATGAAAGAGGCTCGCGAAGCCTTCGAAGCGGCTCTCAAGAAGTCGCCGGATGACCTGGGGGCGGCCAATGGTCTCGGCTTTACCCTTCTGAACCTGGGTGAGTGGGACAAGGCGAAGCCCTACTTCGAGCAGTGCCTGAAGGCAAACAAGAGCCACGCTGGTGCGATGAACGGTTTGGCGCGGTGTCTTCACGCTGAGGGGAAGACTGACGAAGCGATTGCCCTCTGGGAGAAGCTTGACCGGGATTTTCCGGGTCCGAACGCCGGCACGACGTTCCTGGCGCAGACGTGGGTCGAGCGGGGCGAGCATGCCAAGGCGATCCCCTACATCGAGAAGCTCCTTGCGGAAGAGCCTTCGAACGAGACGTATAAGGAGTGGCTCGACAACGCCAAGGCCGGAGTGGCGAAGAAGGATCAGTAG
- a CDS encoding PQQ-binding-like beta-propeller repeat protein: MSGSLPRRTLLWATLRPAVPLLLWPLWGTGCQSQANSPAAGPPSASSSMVLTDDGAGTAAPDVATTAADRSEQASVSPPSKSRPGDWAQLFGANCDSRSPDHSLDWSWEPQGPPVVWRKPIGIGYSAPVLREGRLILQDRVEADERLVCFDAETGKERWITRFPSDYQCKYAYSSGSYATPTLTPEAIYAVTADGDVAAVTFDSGAPIWERPLLKETNAKIGAFGVGISPRLWQDRLILNIGGKDGQGIVALSAATGETLWSAIDYGRGYATAIVARQHGRDFAYVLTEQGLVSLDPNDGKVHWMYPFGIQASAERVNAVSPIVVGNLVIISSGPGPGTAVLDIQPDGSHKLVWKNQRVVDGQYTNLLELDGCLYGVTARRLAMLRCADLKTGKLLWEHESDLCRANTLFVDGHVLVLGEHGHLGAFVPGREKPALFQMTAEPVLSTPCYSTMALWAGRLFVRNEKEVVCLDLRTSSHPTVDGETLTRNERDAESRAGSVRAAAQARN; encoded by the coding sequence ATGAGTGGATCGCTTCCTCGCCGGACTCTTCTCTGGGCCACCCTGCGACCGGCGGTTCCCCTGCTGCTTTGGCCGCTGTGGGGAACCGGCTGCCAGTCGCAGGCGAACTCCCCCGCCGCCGGTCCGCCGTCAGCTTCGTCCAGCATGGTCTTAACGGATGATGGGGCGGGAACGGCTGCACCCGATGTCGCAACGACCGCTGCCGACCGTTCCGAGCAAGCCTCGGTTTCCCCCCCCTCGAAGTCGCGTCCGGGCGACTGGGCTCAGCTCTTTGGCGCGAACTGCGACAGCCGATCGCCCGATCACAGCCTCGACTGGAGCTGGGAGCCGCAGGGCCCACCCGTCGTCTGGCGGAAGCCGATCGGCATCGGCTACAGCGCTCCGGTGCTCCGCGAAGGGCGGCTCATCCTCCAGGACCGCGTCGAAGCGGACGAGCGGCTGGTCTGCTTCGATGCCGAGACCGGGAAGGAGCGGTGGATCACCCGCTTTCCGAGCGACTATCAGTGCAAGTACGCCTACAGCAGCGGCTCCTACGCGACACCGACGCTCACCCCCGAAGCGATCTACGCCGTCACGGCCGACGGCGACGTCGCGGCGGTGACATTCGATTCCGGCGCGCCGATCTGGGAGCGGCCGCTCCTCAAGGAGACGAACGCCAAGATCGGAGCCTTCGGCGTCGGCATCAGCCCGCGGCTCTGGCAGGACCGGCTGATTCTCAACATCGGCGGCAAGGACGGGCAGGGGATCGTCGCTCTCTCGGCCGCAACGGGGGAAACGCTCTGGTCGGCAATCGACTACGGCCGCGGCTACGCAACGGCGATCGTCGCCCGGCAGCACGGACGGGATTTCGCCTACGTGCTGACAGAACAGGGGCTGGTGTCGCTCGATCCAAACGACGGTAAAGTCCACTGGATGTACCCCTTCGGGATCCAGGCCTCGGCGGAACGGGTCAACGCCGTCTCGCCGATCGTCGTCGGCAACCTCGTCATCATCTCCTCCGGCCCGGGCCCGGGGACCGCGGTCCTCGACATCCAGCCCGACGGATCGCACAAGCTCGTGTGGAAGAACCAGCGGGTCGTCGACGGACAGTACACGAACCTTCTTGAGCTGGACGGCTGTCTCTACGGCGTGACCGCCCGGCGGCTGGCGATGCTGCGATGCGCGGACCTGAAAACGGGCAAGCTCCTGTGGGAACACGAGTCCGACCTCTGCCGGGCGAACACGCTCTTCGTCGACGGCCACGTCCTCGTCCTCGGTGAGCACGGCCATCTGGGCGCGTTCGTCCCGGGGCGCGAGAAGCCCGCTCTCTTCCAGATGACCGCGGAACCGGTCCTCAGCACCCCCTGCTATTCAACGATGGCGCTGTGGGCCGGCCGGCTCTTCGTGCGGAACGAGAAGGAAGTGGTGTGCCTGGACCTGCGGACGTCGAGCCATCCGACGGTCGACGGGGAAACGTTGACGCGGAACGAACGGGACGCAGAGAGTCGGGCGGGCTCCGTGCGCGCCGCGGCCCAAGCCCGGAACTGA